The nucleotide sequence TGAAGACGCTGCTCAAATTCAAGCTCACCTTTGGGTTGCAAATCAAGGGTGTAAATCCAGCCAAATGCTCCCTCACCAGCATGAGCCATTGAGAGGTGAAAGAGGGTTACAAGGAATAGGACAAAGAAAAATAAGGATTTGAGGCTTAATTTTGGGGTTTTCATGGGTTGGTACTTATTAATAATGAGAATCGTTATCAATAATATACCATAAATGAGAATTATTCCTATTTACTTTTAGGTACAAGCAAGGGTCTTAGCCCCATCCTTATGTATTTGACGGCTTATTTGCGTAGAAGCTCTAGAGAATCAGGGCGTCGAATTAACAGCCCCTCTTTTTCTAGTGTGGCAATGGCGCGATATAAGGCTTCGTGTGTTACGCCAATCTCTGATGCCATGGATTTCAAATCTGATTGAAGTTGAAGGGCGCCTGCTTTGCCTTCCGTTTCAATTAAGTGAACAAGTTTGCTTTTGATGTCTTTTAATCCTAAGCGTTCTGACTGGGTTCTCAGGCGCATGATTTCTTTGCTGAGTAATTGAACCCACTTTAAAGAAAAACTGCTATCCATCAATGCATCTCTTAATGACTGGATGGGTAGGGTGATAGCCATCCCAGAGTGTGTCGCAATGGCATCACAGTGATAGACGTCTGTTAATAGACTCGCTTCACTGACAAACCCACCTTTGCATCTTTGAAGGGTGATAGGTTCGCCATGCCGATTTGCTCGCGTCAAAATGACTTCGCCTGAAACCACAAAATACATATATTCAGGTTTGTTCCCTTGATGAAAGAGATGGTCGCCTCGGCTGAAGGATCGGCTACGGCATTCGCTCAGCAGCCCCTTGGGCAGAAGGTTCTTTAGGATTTCAGGTATATAAAAGTCCATATGATTTGGATCATACGCTTTTTGGTATTCATGGCTAATAATATGAAAAGAGATATCAATAGGAGGTTTATATGAAATGCAATGTTGGCGGTATCGATCGTGTTTTACGTATTGCAGTTGGCTTGGTGCTCATTGCACTGGCGGCAAGCAATGTCATCGGCATATGGGGCTGGATTGGCCTTGTTCCATTGCTAACCGGTTTATTTAGATTCTGTCCTTTATATCCAATCTTGGGTATAAATTCCTGCGGCACCGGTACTGGCTGCGGTGGTGGCGGTTGCTTTAAATAATATTGTTGAACCAGTGGCAGGAGTCTCTCAATGAATATGACGCACTACATGGAGTTACTGGCTGTTAATCAGCCGTGGAATTTAATTATCTTTATGGCAATACCTGTTGTGCTTGCTGAGACTTTAGCGATTACAGAACTGTATTTATTATTTACCCGAAAGTTCGGTGGTGCAGTTTATTATCTCAATCGCTTTGCAGGTATAGCGGTAGGTTTGTATTTCATTGGCATCATTTATTACGTGATCAGTAATGCGATTGTTCCAATCACCAGGGCAGGTGAGTGGAGAACGGTGATTGATGTGCTTGCGGTTGGTAGTTATGTAGTCGCTGGTCTGCCTTTGGTATGGATAGCCTTACAAGAGCTAGGCTTAGTGAATAAAGCCTTAGATCAAATGAGCAAGCTCAAAATCCATGCTATTTGTGTGGCTCTATTCTTGGTATTTGGCCATATTGCGATGATTGCTGGAATGCTCGATCCAGGCCTACTCGGCTATCAAGGCCCTCATCAAATGATGGGTAATGGTCAAGAAGTGCCTATGAAGGAAATGCCAATGGGTAATTCAGCACATATGCATTGAGCAAGAAAAAACGACAAAAATAGTAAAACCTAGAGAATTGGGTTTAGAATTCGCCTCATGTTGCTGCGTCGTAAAACATTCCCTCTGCTACTGTGCCTTTGCCTGATTGCTTTTAAGGTAGCCGCTTCTAGTATTTTTGTCCAGGCTGCTATTGAGCGTGCAGAGTTAGCGGGTGATTATGGAAGCATCGTCGCTATGCAACTGAATCCAGATACGGCAGAGACAGGGGATGACAATGGCAAAGTACACACTATGTACTTAATGAGTCATGTCACCGCCAATATTTCTACTGCTCAAATCCCCATCTATCCACCACAGACTAGATCTATTGAGTATTTTGTGGCTGACAAAGTTTTGCTTACTCAAAATTTTCCTGAGGCGGTGTTTAAACCGCCCAAAACATCTACCTAAATTTCATTAGGTTGGCGAACTTCTGTGTGGAGTTCGCCGTGATGTTGTTTGGCTACAAGCTTGTGGCCACTTTCGGGAAATATATCCATGTTTAAATTTTTAAAAGTATTGCCATTGCCATTGGCATTGCTGGTTTTATTTGTATCTGCCTGTAGTAGCGTAAAACTAGATGACACGAACCCAGTTGCTACAGTTAATGCAGGTGGTTCTTCTGGTTACGATCCGATTAGTGATCCAAAGTCCAGTGTTTATGGAAAGCGTCCCATCTATTTTGAGTTTGATAGCTACACCATTGATCCTAAGTACGCTTCAGTTATTTCAGCGCATGCTGAATACCTGAGGGCTTTCCAGAAGCAAAAAGCTTCGGTCATTATTCAAGGCAATACGGACGATAGGGGTACTGCCGAGTACAACCTGGCATTGGGTCAGCGTCGCTCTCAGGCAGTAAAAAATGCACTCATTAAGCAGGGTGTTAGCGAGTCTCAGCTTGAGGCAGTGAGCTTTGGTAAAGAGAAGCCTGTGAATCCAGCGCAAACAGAGGCGGCTTTTAAAGAAAATCGCCGCGCCGATTTCGTT is from Polynucleobacter sp. MWH-UH23A and encodes:
- a CDS encoding DUF2892 domain-containing protein, which translates into the protein MKCNVGGIDRVLRIAVGLVLIALAASNVIGIWGWIGLVPLLTGLFRFCPLYPILGINSCGTGTGCGGGGCFK
- a CDS encoding DUF6803 family protein — protein: MNMTHYMELLAVNQPWNLIIFMAIPVVLAETLAITELYLLFTRKFGGAVYYLNRFAGIAVGLYFIGIIYYVISNAIVPITRAGEWRTVIDVLAVGSYVVAGLPLVWIALQELGLVNKALDQMSKLKIHAICVALFLVFGHIAMIAGMLDPGLLGYQGPHQMMGNGQEVPMKEMPMGNSAHMH
- a CDS encoding Crp/Fnr family transcriptional regulator — protein: MDFYIPEILKNLLPKGLLSECRSRSFSRGDHLFHQGNKPEYMYFVVSGEVILTRANRHGEPITLQRCKGGFVSEASLLTDVYHCDAIATHSGMAITLPIQSLRDALMDSSFSLKWVQLLSKEIMRLRTQSERLGLKDIKSKLVHLIETEGKAGALQLQSDLKSMASEIGVTHEALYRAIATLEKEGLLIRRPDSLELLRK
- the pal gene encoding peptidoglycan-associated lipoprotein Pal: MFKFLKVLPLPLALLVLFVSACSSVKLDDTNPVATVNAGGSSGYDPISDPKSSVYGKRPIYFEFDSYTIDPKYASVISAHAEYLRAFQKQKASVIIQGNTDDRGTAEYNLALGQRRSQAVKNALIKQGVSESQLEAVSFGKEKPVNPAQTEAAFKENRRADFVYQ